In a genomic window of Erigeron canadensis isolate Cc75 chromosome 5, C_canadensis_v1, whole genome shotgun sequence:
- the LOC122600836 gene encoding protein RADIALIS-like 2, which translates to MASSSMSTRGSGSWTVKQNKDFEEALAVFDKDTPDRWHNVARAVGGKTPEEVKRHYEILVQDVKHIENGRVPFPDYRTPGT; encoded by the coding sequence ATGGCATCTAGCTCAATGTCGACACGTGGGTCAGGTTCATGGACGGTCAAGCAGAACAAGGACTTTGAAGAGGCTTTAGCTGTGTTCGACAAGGATACCCCTGACCGATGGCACAATGTCGCCAGGGCTGTTGGTGGGAAGACGCCAGAGGAAGTTAAGAGACATTACGAAATCCTCGTGCAGGATGTGAAGCACATAGAGAATGGACGCGTTCCCTTCCCCGATTATAGGACCCCTGGGACATAA
- the LOC122599687 gene encoding NADH dehydrogenase [ubiquinone] iron-sulfur protein 8, mitochondrial — protein MAAALLARKSLSAFRFRHLALAGQTLQGPNICGTVSGARSFATKHSFSTDKDDEEREKLAREISKDWSSVFERSINTLFLTELVRGLSLTLKYFFEPKVTINYPFEKGPLSPRFRGEHALRRYPTGEERCIACKLCEAICPAQAITIEAEEREDGSRRTTRYDIDMTKCIYCGFCQEACPVDAIVEGPNFEFATETHEELLYDKEKLLENGDRWETEIAENLRSESLYR, from the exons ATGGCCGCAGCTCTCTTAGCTCGCAAATCTCTTTCTGCTTTTCGTTTTCGTCACCTC GCTCTGGCAGGACAAACATTGCAAGGTCCTAACATATGTGGGACGGTTTCTGGTGCACGCTCGTTTGCAACTAAGCACTCTTTTTCGACTGATAAAG ATGATGAGGAAAGAGAGAAGCTTGCAAGGGAAATCTCCAAAGACTGGAGTTCAG TGTTTGAGCGGAGCATTAATACACTTTTTCTGACCGAACTGGTTAGGGGTTTGTCTCTGACGCTCAAATACTTCTTTGAGCCAAAAGTTACC ATCAACTATCCTTTTGAGAAGGGTCCTTTGAGCCCACGTTTTCGTGGTGAGCATGCTCTCCGACGTTATCCAACTGGAGAGGAGCGTTGTATTGCCTGCAAACTTTGTGAAGCT ATATGCCCAGCTCAAGCTATCACTATTGAGGCCGAGGAACGAGAAGATGGGAGTCGTAGAACAACGAG GTATGATATTGACATGACTAAGTGTATCTACTGTGGATTTTGCCAAGAAGCATGCCCTGTTGATGCAATCGTTGAAGGTCCCAACTTTGAGTTTGCTACTGAGACTCATGAG GAACTCCTATATGACAAGGAGAAATTGCTGGAAAATGGGGATAGGTGGGAAACCGAGATTGCTGAGAATCTTAGATCAGAAAGCTTATATCGGTAA